One part of the Verrucomicrobiota bacterium genome encodes these proteins:
- the ruvC gene encoding crossover junction endodeoxyribonuclease RuvC — MVILGVDPSLRGTGFGIIQGERNRWKALAYGVIKNPQNVKVSLCLSRIHQRMEEICLEFKPDVCAIEGIFYMQNFKISITLGAARGVTIAACASCSIPVFEYAPRKVKQSVVGTGAAGKNQVAEMVRALLGLRETPPLDAADALAIALTHTNNLLNPTLSTSTEI, encoded by the coding sequence ATGGTAATTTTAGGTGTAGACCCCTCTTTGCGAGGTACCGGCTTCGGAATTATCCAAGGTGAACGGAACCGCTGGAAAGCTCTTGCTTATGGGGTCATTAAGAACCCGCAAAACGTCAAGGTTTCTTTATGCTTGTCGAGAATTCATCAACGGATGGAAGAAATCTGTTTGGAATTCAAACCTGATGTTTGTGCGATCGAAGGTATCTTCTACATGCAAAATTTCAAAATCTCTATCACCTTAGGAGCGGCACGCGGGGTCACAATCGCGGCCTGCGCAAGTTGCTCCATTCCGGTTTTTGAGTACGCTCCGAGAAAGGTTAAACAGTCCGTGGTCGGCACGGGAGCTGCTGGCAAAAACCAAGTGGCAGAAATGGTTCGTGCCCTCCTCGGACTGCGGGAAACTCCTCCCCTCGATGCTGCCGATGCCCTAGCCATCGCCCTCACCCACACTAATAACCTCCTCAATCCCACACTTTCGACCTCGACAGAAATTTAA